One genomic segment of Oncorhynchus nerka isolate Pitt River linkage group LG16, Oner_Uvic_2.0, whole genome shotgun sequence includes these proteins:
- the LOC115143878 gene encoding GATOR2 complex protein WDR24-like isoform X1, which produces MEKMSRVTTALGSSTISGRTMFCHLDAPANAISVCRDATQVVVAGRNIFKIYGLEEEQFVEKLNLRVGRKPSLNFSCADVMWHQMEENLLATAATNGAVVTWNLGKPSRNKQDQLFTEHKRTVNKVCFHPTEVYMLLSGSQDGYMKCFDLRKKESVSTFSGQSESVRDVQFSMKDYFTFAASFENGNVQLWDIRRPDRYERMFTAHTGPVFCCDWHPDDRGWLATGGRDKMVKVWDMTTNRAKEIYCVQTIASVARVKWRPERKWHLATCSMMVDHNIYVWDIRRPFIPFATFEEHKDVTTGIVWRHQHDPYFLLSGSKDSTLYQHMFKDASRPVDRANPEGLCFGLFGDLAFAAKESLISGDANRKPYPGGDRRYPIFFFKKPDLTEQFAHVSSALSVFESSLESKCMDWFVKTARLYLLSGKPFAELCDHNAKVAKELNRPQVSTTWTMLRIMFSDPANLSTPGPNHIGKLGTLPLMNSFSMKEMGMGTESRLDRSKGESRQDNIHLELGNSLINSNNDDICPTAENEETEGSEGQAEYMFGDAELDDDDLYSMEHDNQAAEEQEYTLPQEAFPLRHEIMDNPLAPEHLQQDKADSPQASGNEAEVMCLTPIESFSLISISQPLFSPHLPAPFFCPVVREMLSHYAEQGDVQMAVSVLIVLGDRIRKEIDDLTQEHWYMSYIDLLQRFELWNVSNEVIKLSTCSAITCLNQTSTTLHVNCSNCKRPMSNRGWICDRCHQCASICAVCHHVVKGLFVWCQGCSHGGHLEHVKNWLKSSSHCPAGCGHLCEYT; this is translated from the exons ATGGAGAAGATGTCTCGGGTCACTACGGCCCTAGGCAGCAGCACCATCAGCGGGCGCACCATGTTCTGCCACCTGGACGCGCCCGCCAACGCCATCAGTGTGTGTCGCGATGCCACGCAGGTGGTGGTGGCCGGCCGCAATATCTTCAAGATCTACGGCCTGGAGGAGGAGCAGTTTGTGGAGAAGCTCAACCTGCGCGTGGGCCGCAAGCCCTCGCTCAACTTCAGCTGCGCTGACGTCATGTGGCACCAGATGGAGGAGAACCTGCTGGCCACGGCTGCCACCAACGGGGCAGTAGTCACCTGGAACCTGGGCAAACCGTCGCGCAACAAGCAGGACCAGCTGTTCACCGAGCACAAGCGCACAGTCAATAAGGTGTGCTTCCACCCCACCGAAGTCTACATGCTGCTTAGTGGCTCCCAGGACGGCTACATGAAGTGCTTCGACCTGCGCAAGAAAGAGTCTGTCAGCACCTTCTCAG GTCAGTCAGAGAGTGTAAGAGATGTTCAGTTCAGCATGAAGGATTACTTTACTTTCGCTGCTTCCTTTGAGAATGGTAATGTCCAGCTGTGGGACATACGGAGGCCAGACCGGTATGAGAGGATGTTCACAGCCCACACCGGACCTGTGTTTTGCTGTGACTGGCACCCCGATGACAG GGGCTGGCTGGCCACTGGTGGCCGGGACAAGATGGTGAAGGTGTGGGACATGACCACCAACCGGGCCAAGGAGATCTATTGCGTCCAGACTATTGCCTCGGTGGCCCGGGTCAAGTGGCGTCCTGAGAGGAAGTGGCACCTGGCCACCTGCTCCATGATGGTGGACCACAACATCTATGTGTGGGACATCCGGAGGCCCTTCATCCCCTTTGCCACCTTCGAGGAGCACAAGGACGTGACCACAGGTATTGTGTGGCGCCACCAGCACGACCCCTACTTCCTATTGTCAGGTTCCAAGGACAGCACGCTCTACCAGCACATGTTCAAGGATGCCAGCCGGCCCGTGGACCGGGCCAACCCTGAGGGACTGTGCTTCGGCCTGTTTGGCGACCTTGCCTTCGCTGCCAAGGAGAGCCTCATCAGTGGCGACGCCAACAGGAAGCCGTACCCGGGTGGTGACCGCCGTTACCCCATCTTCTTCTTCAAAAAGCCCGACCTGACGGAGCAGTTTGCCCACGTGTCCAGCGCCCTCAGCGTGTTTGAGTCGTCTTTGGAGAGCAAGTGCATGGACTGGTTTGTCAAGACGGCACGCCTCTACCTCCTCAGCGGCAAACCCTTTGCCGAGCTGTGTGACCACAATGCCAAGGTGGCCAAGGAGCTCAACAGACCTCAG GTTTCCACTACATGGACGATGCTTCGGATCATGTTCTCAGACCCAGCGAACCTCTCAACGCCGGGTCCAAATCACATTGGCAAACTGGGCACCCTTCCTTTAATGAACAG TTTCAGTATGAAGGAGATGGGCATGGGGACGGAGAGCAGGCTGGACCGCAGTAAAGGAGAGAGCAGACAGGACAATATTCACCTAGAGCTTGGGAACTCGCTAATCAACAGCAACAATGACG ATATTTGTCCCACTGCAGAGAATGAAGAGACCGAGGGAAGTGAGGGCCAGGCGGAGTACATGTTTGGTGATGCTGAGCTGGACGACGATGACCTCTACTCAATGGAGCACGACAACCAGGCCG CGGAGGAGCAGGAGTACACGCTCCCCCAGGAGGCCTTCCCACTGCGCCACGAGATCATGGACAACCCGTTGGCGCCGGAGCACCTGCAGCAGGACAAGGCCGACTCGCCGCAAGCCAGCGGCAACGAGGCAGAGGTCATGTGCTTGACGCCCATCGAGTCCTTCTCCCTGATCTCAATCTCCCAGCCACTGTTCAGCCCCCATCTTCCTGCCCCCTTCTTCTGCCCTGTGGTCAGGGAGATGCTGAGCCATTATGCCGAGCAGGGCGACGTGCAGATGGCTGTCTCGGTGCTCATTGTCCTGGGAGACCGCATCCGCAAGGAGATCGACGACCTCACTCAG GAGCACTGGTACATGTCCTACATTGACTTGCTGCAGCGTTTCGAGCTGTGGAACGTGTCCAACGAGGTCATCAAGTTGAGCACTTGCAGCGCCATCACCTGTCTGAACCAGACATCCACCACTCTGCATGTCAACTGCAGCAACTGCAAACGGCCCATGAGCAACAGGGGCTGGATCTGTGACAG ATGCCACCAGTGTGCCAGCATTTGTGCCGTGTGCCACCACGTGGTGAAGGGGCTGTTCGTGTGGTGCCAGGGCTGCAGTCACGGCGGGCACTTGGAGCACGTGAAGAACTGGCTAAAGAGCAGTTCCCACTGCCCGGCCGGCTGCGGTCACCTGTGTGAGTACACCTGA
- the LOC115143878 gene encoding GATOR2 complex protein WDR24-like isoform X2: protein MEKMSRVTTALGSSTISGRTMFCHLDAPANAISVCRDATQVVVAGRNIFKIYGLEEEQFVEKLNLRVGRKPSLNFSCADVMWHQMEENLLATAATNGAVVTWNLGKPSRNKQDQLFTEHKRTVNKVCFHPTEVYMLLSGSQDGYMKCFDLRKKESVSTFSGQSESVRDVQFSMKDYFTFAASFENGNVQLWDIRRPDRYERMFTAHTGPVFCCDWHPDDRGWLATGGRDKMVKVWDMTTNRAKEIYCVQTIASVARVKWRPERKWHLATCSMMVDHNIYVWDIRRPFIPFATFEEHKDVTTGIVWRHQHDPYFLLSGSKDSTLYQHMFKDASRPVDRANPEGLCFGLFGDLAFAAKESLISGDANRKPYPGGDRRYPIFFFKKPDLTEQFAHVSSALSVFESSLESKCMDWFVKTARLYLLSGKPFAELCDHNAKVAKELNRPQVSTTWTMLRIMFSDPANLSTPGPNHIGKLGTLPLMNSFSMKEMGMGTESRLDRSKGESRQDNIHLELGNSLINSNNDENEETEGSEGQAEYMFGDAELDDDDLYSMEHDNQAAEEQEYTLPQEAFPLRHEIMDNPLAPEHLQQDKADSPQASGNEAEVMCLTPIESFSLISISQPLFSPHLPAPFFCPVVREMLSHYAEQGDVQMAVSVLIVLGDRIRKEIDDLTQEHWYMSYIDLLQRFELWNVSNEVIKLSTCSAITCLNQTSTTLHVNCSNCKRPMSNRGWICDRCHQCASICAVCHHVVKGLFVWCQGCSHGGHLEHVKNWLKSSSHCPAGCGHLCEYT, encoded by the exons ATGGAGAAGATGTCTCGGGTCACTACGGCCCTAGGCAGCAGCACCATCAGCGGGCGCACCATGTTCTGCCACCTGGACGCGCCCGCCAACGCCATCAGTGTGTGTCGCGATGCCACGCAGGTGGTGGTGGCCGGCCGCAATATCTTCAAGATCTACGGCCTGGAGGAGGAGCAGTTTGTGGAGAAGCTCAACCTGCGCGTGGGCCGCAAGCCCTCGCTCAACTTCAGCTGCGCTGACGTCATGTGGCACCAGATGGAGGAGAACCTGCTGGCCACGGCTGCCACCAACGGGGCAGTAGTCACCTGGAACCTGGGCAAACCGTCGCGCAACAAGCAGGACCAGCTGTTCACCGAGCACAAGCGCACAGTCAATAAGGTGTGCTTCCACCCCACCGAAGTCTACATGCTGCTTAGTGGCTCCCAGGACGGCTACATGAAGTGCTTCGACCTGCGCAAGAAAGAGTCTGTCAGCACCTTCTCAG GTCAGTCAGAGAGTGTAAGAGATGTTCAGTTCAGCATGAAGGATTACTTTACTTTCGCTGCTTCCTTTGAGAATGGTAATGTCCAGCTGTGGGACATACGGAGGCCAGACCGGTATGAGAGGATGTTCACAGCCCACACCGGACCTGTGTTTTGCTGTGACTGGCACCCCGATGACAG GGGCTGGCTGGCCACTGGTGGCCGGGACAAGATGGTGAAGGTGTGGGACATGACCACCAACCGGGCCAAGGAGATCTATTGCGTCCAGACTATTGCCTCGGTGGCCCGGGTCAAGTGGCGTCCTGAGAGGAAGTGGCACCTGGCCACCTGCTCCATGATGGTGGACCACAACATCTATGTGTGGGACATCCGGAGGCCCTTCATCCCCTTTGCCACCTTCGAGGAGCACAAGGACGTGACCACAGGTATTGTGTGGCGCCACCAGCACGACCCCTACTTCCTATTGTCAGGTTCCAAGGACAGCACGCTCTACCAGCACATGTTCAAGGATGCCAGCCGGCCCGTGGACCGGGCCAACCCTGAGGGACTGTGCTTCGGCCTGTTTGGCGACCTTGCCTTCGCTGCCAAGGAGAGCCTCATCAGTGGCGACGCCAACAGGAAGCCGTACCCGGGTGGTGACCGCCGTTACCCCATCTTCTTCTTCAAAAAGCCCGACCTGACGGAGCAGTTTGCCCACGTGTCCAGCGCCCTCAGCGTGTTTGAGTCGTCTTTGGAGAGCAAGTGCATGGACTGGTTTGTCAAGACGGCACGCCTCTACCTCCTCAGCGGCAAACCCTTTGCCGAGCTGTGTGACCACAATGCCAAGGTGGCCAAGGAGCTCAACAGACCTCAG GTTTCCACTACATGGACGATGCTTCGGATCATGTTCTCAGACCCAGCGAACCTCTCAACGCCGGGTCCAAATCACATTGGCAAACTGGGCACCCTTCCTTTAATGAACAG TTTCAGTATGAAGGAGATGGGCATGGGGACGGAGAGCAGGCTGGACCGCAGTAAAGGAGAGAGCAGACAGGACAATATTCACCTAGAGCTTGGGAACTCGCTAATCAACAGCAACAATGACG AGAATGAAGAGACCGAGGGAAGTGAGGGCCAGGCGGAGTACATGTTTGGTGATGCTGAGCTGGACGACGATGACCTCTACTCAATGGAGCACGACAACCAGGCCG CGGAGGAGCAGGAGTACACGCTCCCCCAGGAGGCCTTCCCACTGCGCCACGAGATCATGGACAACCCGTTGGCGCCGGAGCACCTGCAGCAGGACAAGGCCGACTCGCCGCAAGCCAGCGGCAACGAGGCAGAGGTCATGTGCTTGACGCCCATCGAGTCCTTCTCCCTGATCTCAATCTCCCAGCCACTGTTCAGCCCCCATCTTCCTGCCCCCTTCTTCTGCCCTGTGGTCAGGGAGATGCTGAGCCATTATGCCGAGCAGGGCGACGTGCAGATGGCTGTCTCGGTGCTCATTGTCCTGGGAGACCGCATCCGCAAGGAGATCGACGACCTCACTCAG GAGCACTGGTACATGTCCTACATTGACTTGCTGCAGCGTTTCGAGCTGTGGAACGTGTCCAACGAGGTCATCAAGTTGAGCACTTGCAGCGCCATCACCTGTCTGAACCAGACATCCACCACTCTGCATGTCAACTGCAGCAACTGCAAACGGCCCATGAGCAACAGGGGCTGGATCTGTGACAG ATGCCACCAGTGTGCCAGCATTTGTGCCGTGTGCCACCACGTGGTGAAGGGGCTGTTCGTGTGGTGCCAGGGCTGCAGTCACGGCGGGCACTTGGAGCACGTGAAGAACTGGCTAAAGAGCAGTTCCCACTGCCCGGCCGGCTGCGGTCACCTGTGTGAGTACACCTGA